The window TCTGGATGGCCTTGGGTGCAAAGGTGATAGCCGGCTAAAATTAACTGCTGCCGCACAGCTTGCCCAAAGGCTGTCAAATAGTTGGAATAGGTACTATAAAATTCTTGTGCGAGTTCTGCAACCGCTTGCTCCAACTCTGCAATATCCCGCTCAATTTGCTCAAGTGCTTTCGCCATAACTTCCAGAATTCAGAAGATAGAATGCAGGAGCCAGAATTGCTTCTGAATGCTGAATTCTGACTCCTGATTCTTATTATTTGCTACCCATTTGAGCAGCCACTTCTTCAGCAAAGTTGCTCTCTTGCTTTTCGATGCCTTCACCCAGCACAAACCGCACAAAGCGACGCACCTGGATATTTTCACCCAGTTGGGAGACGGCTTGCTTCACCAATTCTTCAACGGTGATATTTTGATCCCGAATATAGGGTTGATCCATCAAAGACATCTCTTTCAAGCGCTTCTCAATCCGGCCTAAAACGATCTTTTCTTTGATATTTTCTGGCTTGTTCCCCAAATCGTCGCGGCCCATTTCAATCGCTTTTTCCTTCTCGGCCACGTCTGATGGGATCTCGTCTACCTTCACGTACTCTACGTTCGGGCAAGCGGCAATTTGCATGGCAATATTGCGCACCAAGTTTTGGAACTCTTCGCGACGGGCCACAAAGTCGGTTTCGCAGTTAACTTCTACCAGCACACCAACTCGACCGCCGGTGTGGATGTAGCTGCCGACCAGTCCTTCTGCTGCCACGCGTCCAGATTTTTTATCCGCTGAGGTGATGCCTTTTTGCCGCAGCCATTCACTCGCTTTGGCTAGATCGCCATCATTTTCTGTCAGCGCTTTTTTGCAATCCATCATGCCAGCGCCGGTTTTTTCACGCAGCTCTTTGACGATTTTCGCAGATATTTCCGCCATCTTGCCTTAATCCCTACTTGAATCTGTTAACAAGTACCACGATACAGGCGCTTAGGCTAGAGACTAGAAGCTAGAGTCTAGTCTCCAGTCTCTAACCCTAGCGTCCTTATTCCTCAGTTTCCTCGTCGTCGGTCTCGGTATACGAGTCGCCTTCATAGCTCTCGTCATCGTCAAACTCGTCGTCGCTATCTCCGTAGTCCTCGTAGTCCTCTTCGGCTACGGTGTCGAGTTCACCATGACGCCCTTCATAGATGGCATCAGCGAGTTTGCCTAATATTAGCTTAATCGACCGGATGGCATCGTCATTCGCCGGAATCGGGATATCTACCACATCGGGATCGCAGTTCGTATCTAACAGCGACACAATGGGGATATCTAACTTCTGGCACTCTTGTACTGCGTTGTATTCCCGCTTCTGGTCTACGATCACCACGATATCTGGAATTTTCCGCATACTTTTAATGCCGCCCAGATATTTCTGCAATTTGCCCAGTTCGCGGCGCAGCATGGAGGCTTCTTTTTTGGGTCGCAGATCGAGTGCGCCGGTTTCTTCTAGGCGTTCGAGTTCTTTCAAGCGATCCACACGACTTTTGATCGTCGTCCAGTTGGTCAGCATTCCCCCCAACCAGCGTTGGTTGACGAAGTATGCACCGCAGCGTAAGGCTTCTTGAGCGATAATACCGGCAGCTTGACGCTTTGTGCCCACAAACAGAAACTTCTTGCCCTGCTCTGAAGAATTCCGCATATAATCGTATGCATTTTCTATCAGTTGGGCGGTCTGCACTAAGTCTATGATGTGAACGCCGTTACGCTCTGTGAAGATATAACGGGACATCTTGGGATTCCACCGGCGGGTCTGATGCCCAAAGTGAACCCCTGACTCTAATAGCTGAGCCAATGAAACGACTGCCATGACTTTTCAATCTCCTAATTCGGGTTAACCTTCCATCCAGGCGGATTTCCCTAAGGAAACACCCGAAACCCTGGATGTGTGAGATTAGACAACCTTATTAGGTTAACACAAGTCGGTTGCTTGTGAATGGAAAGTCTCGCTGAATAACAATACATGAGGTAATTCCCAAGCCGGTTATGACTGGCCTCTTAAAGATTCAATGATCTTATATTAAACTTTTGAAAAAAGTTTTTAAGAGGAGATAAAACCACAGATGATAGCGCAGCGGGCCGTTAAGCGTAGCGGGCCGTAGGCATAAGCATACACAGATAAACACAGATGATAGCGCAGTGTGCTGCCGGTATAAACAAAGGATATTTTCAATACGAGTCTGAGCTATTAAAATAGTTACTGTCGTAGCGCAATATTTATCTTAATTTCATCAAATTAAAAAATATTAACTTATTGTTTGTGCTGGGCTTCTGCATAAGCGGCATAAACTCCTTTTACGTTGTACCAGTTGAGAAAAATTCGGGCAATTTCTAAAGCAAGCTGGGGTTTCCCTTGGTCAATTAACCATTGCAAAAACGCCGCCATTGTGCGTTCGTTGAGGGTGCCGCCGAGAGAAAGAATTCCCCAAAGCAGCCGATGCAACCCCGTCATTTGAATCATCATTCGTACTTCCCAGGTGGGATGTTTCTGATAAAACAAAACACCCATACGACCCCGTTGAATTTCTTTATCAATTAAGTTAGGAAGCTGGGATAAAGAGAAGGGTGGATGCCAGTGATAGCCCACAGCATCAGGACATTTAATGAGTTTTAATCCTAGTTGTTTGAGTCTGACACCGAGTTCTAAATCTTCCCATCCGTAGAGTTGAAAGCGGGTATCAAATAAGCCGGCTTTCTCTAACCATTGACGGGAGATGGCGACATTGCCGGTGGCAAAATAGGCGGCTGAAAAATCGGTGAGTTTGTAAGGTTCAGAGGTGGGGTTATCAAAGTTGCAAGTATTGATAACGCGTCCGTAGGTAAAGACGCGATCAAATTCCTGAGTTCCCTGAACGAGTGCGTCTGCGTGTGCTTGCAGGAAAGTTTCAGTAACAACTAAATCGCTATCAATAAAAATAATTGTGTCACCGGCAGCCTTTTCCACCCCCAAATTCCTCGCAGCAGCCGGCCCTTGGTGGTTTTGAGAAAAGGTGCGAACGTGGGGAAACTCATCTGAGTGTTCCGCCAACCATTCTAAGGTGCGATCGCTTGAACCATCATCGACCACCACAACTTCATAGCCGGCGACAGCGCTATTACGAATAAGCTGCTGACATTCCAAAGCTTTTAGGCACTTTTCTAGAATAGGCCGGCGATTATAAGTGGGAATAACAACGCTGAAAAACACGGTGTCTCAGTTATCCTTTGTTTTCTTTAGTTGCCAATAGCCGGCATTATACAATTACGACCGGCAGCTTTGGCTTGGTAAAGTGCTTTATCGGCACAGCGGTAAAGCAGTTGCAGATCACTACCCTCCAGAGGATATTCCGCCACACCGGCACTGAACGTCACCGCAAACTCACTACCATTTGAGTCAGGAAACAACTCCTGCCGCCATAAAGCTAAAAATTCCACCAACCGTGCCACCCCATGTTTTTTCGTCATGCCGTACATTCCCACAATAAACTCTTCGCCGCCCCAACGAGCCACAACATCTTCACTGCGGAATGTCCGCAACAGCATTTCTCCCAGCCGGCGCAACACCGTATCGCCGGCAGCATGACCGTACGAATCATTAACCTGCTTAAAATGGTCTAAATCTATGATCGCGAAGCACAGAGGTTGATTGTACCTGTCTCCTAGACGCAATAACTGGTTAAGATCCTGAATTGACTTGCGCCGATTTGCCAAGCCGGTCAGCGGATCAGTTTCCGCCATAGTCCGCAGTAGCTGAGTCCGCTCTAAACGGTTGAGGATGCGAGTCACCAGTTCTGGCCCTACCACCGGCTTCGTCACATAGTCATCGCCCCCGCAAGCAAACACCTGATGCACCGTGTCAGCATCCGTGTGCGCCGTCAGGAACAGCACCGGCAGACCACTCCAGCGCGGTTCATTCCGCACCACCTGACACAGTTCAATCCCACTTAACTGAGGCATTTCAACATCTAGAATCAGCAGATCGGGCATACAACTTTCCAGAGTATCCCAAAACTGGTGGGGATCTTCTAAAGCCGTCAGTTTAAACCCCCAAGGTTTCAGTAACGTTCGCAGTGCCGCCTGCACATGAGGATCATCATCCACTATCATCACTTTCGACTGGTGCGTGTGAAAACGCTGTAGCACATCCACTACAACATCTGTGATTTGAGACGATGAAACCGGCTTTTGCAAAAAAGCACGTCCGCCCCGGCGGGCCACTTCCAGCCGATCAGCAAATCCATCTCTGCCGGTGATCACCAACACCGGCAGAGATGGCGAACGGTTGGTCAGTTCACTGAGCAGCTGCAAGCCTTCAGAAGCCGTCTCAGCAGAGGAAAGATCAAGCACCACCACATCAGAATTTTCGCTAGCAATTGCATCTCTGGCAGTCGTCCAGTCTGGAGCGACTTTTGAGCGCATCCCCAAAGCGCGAACCTCTGTCACCAGTTGTTCAGTCAGTTGTTCGTCGCTTTCAATCACCAACAGCACCGAAGGCTCATTGGAAGAAGTGGAAGGTAATTGTGCCGGCGCAGGGCTGCGCTCAAGTGGCTTGTGTTCAAGTTCTGCCCGCAGTGCCCTGACTAACTCAAACAGTTGCGGCACTTGGTCTTGACTCACCGAACCCGAAAAAAACACGTGTTCCAACTTCTGGGCCAGTCTGGAGCCTTCTGGAAAACCATAGGTGCCTAACGATCCGCTCAGTTTGTGGGCTGCGTGTCCAGCGTCTTTGAGCAATTCATCACTCAGCCGGCCTTTTTCCAGCGCAACGATTGCATCCTCTATAACATTTACGCGGTTTTTGATTGGGCCTTTGAATTGTTCCCACAGCCGGTTGACAGCCGCTTGCGTTTGCTGCTGGGTTGCTGAGGGGACACTTGGAGCCGGCGCGGTGTTGAGTGTTAAGGGTTTCGCAGCCGGCCCAAGGGTTGTAGCCGTGCCGCGCGTTCGCCCTGAGTGCCGGTTTGAAGCCTCAGAAGCGATTGAATGGGAGACTTTTAACGGTTCATTCAACCCCCCTGAATCTTCACTACGCGCAGTATTGAGGGGCTTGAGGCGATAACCCAAACCATAAACCGTCTCGATCAAATCAGTGGGAGCACCGGCTCCTTTAAGCTTCTGCCGCAAACCTTTAATATGTGCTCTGACTGTTTCCTCTGCCGGTGGTTCTTCAAACGACCACAACTGTTCTAAAATAGCACTGCGACTAAAAACGCGCGTGCTGTTTCGCAGAAACAGTTCTAACAGTCCGTACTCCTTCGGTGTCAGATGCAAGACTTGCTCTTCATATTTGACCTCACAAGTGCTGGGATCAAGGTGCAGTGAACCCCACTCCAGTACCAGGGGCAACGGAGAACTTCCCCGGCGTAGTAATGCTCGAATACGAGCGACCAATTCTTGAGGGTCGAAAGGCTTGACAACGTAGTCATCAGCGCCGGCATCAAATCCCATGACCTTATCATCACTGGTATGCTTCGCCGTTAGCAGCAGAATCGGCATACTCATCTTTGCAGCTCGTAAACGCCGGCAGAGACTGATCCCATCAAGATTAGGCAGCATCACATCTAGCAAGACCAAGTCATAAGTAAACGTTTCTGCTAAAGCCCAACCTGTTTGGCCATCTGGGGCCACATCAACCGTGTGATGTTGTTCTGTGAGGACTGCCTGCAGCACTAGCGCGAGGTGTTCATCATCCTCTACGAGTAAAATTTTCATCGTGGGAAGACCGCCTAAAATCTTGAGAGTGGTTTGTCTCCCAGCCGAGCCAGTTCAGGCTGCGTGCAGCAAGGATCGCTCTTAGCCCATCTTAACTCTGCTTTCGGGGTGGCGCGGCAGCCATGCACACAAATCGAAAATAATTGTTAAACAATTTGGGAAGCCTCACCAGCTTGGGTAAGACACTGCCGGCTTACTTAGTTAGGGTTCCCCATCTGGTGGCGAGGGCATCGCTTGAGATTGAGCGGCTTTTTTTT of the Microcoleus sp. FACHB-68 genome contains:
- a CDS encoding glycosyltransferase, with amino-acid sequence MFFSVVIPTYNRRPILEKCLKALECQQLIRNSAVAGYEVVVVDDGSSDRTLEWLAEHSDEFPHVRTFSQNHQGPAAARNLGVEKAAGDTIIFIDSDLVVTETFLQAHADALVQGTQEFDRVFTYGRVINTCNFDNPTSEPYKLTDFSAAYFATGNVAISRQWLEKAGLFDTRFQLYGWEDLELGVRLKQLGLKLIKCPDAVGYHWHPPFSLSQLPNLIDKEIQRGRMGVLFYQKHPTWEVRMMIQMTGLHRLLWGILSLGGTLNERTMAAFLQWLIDQGKPQLALEIARIFLNWYNVKGVYAAYAEAQHKQ
- the rpsB gene encoding 30S ribosomal protein S2, with product MAVVSLAQLLESGVHFGHQTRRWNPKMSRYIFTERNGVHIIDLVQTAQLIENAYDYMRNSSEQGKKFLFVGTKRQAAGIIAQEALRCGAYFVNQRWLGGMLTNWTTIKSRVDRLKELERLEETGALDLRPKKEASMLRRELGKLQKYLGGIKSMRKIPDIVVIVDQKREYNAVQECQKLDIPIVSLLDTNCDPDVVDIPIPANDDAIRSIKLILGKLADAIYEGRHGELDTVAEEDYEDYGDSDDEFDDDESYEGDSYTETDDEETEE
- a CDS encoding response regulator, translated to MKILLVEDDEHLALVLQAVLTEQHHTVDVAPDGQTGWALAETFTYDLVLLDVMLPNLDGISLCRRLRAAKMSMPILLLTAKHTSDDKVMGFDAGADDYVVKPFDPQELVARIRALLRRGSSPLPLVLEWGSLHLDPSTCEVKYEEQVLHLTPKEYGLLELFLRNSTRVFSRSAILEQLWSFEEPPAEETVRAHIKGLRQKLKGAGAPTDLIETVYGLGYRLKPLNTARSEDSGGLNEPLKVSHSIASEASNRHSGRTRGTATTLGPAAKPLTLNTAPAPSVPSATQQQTQAAVNRLWEQFKGPIKNRVNVIEDAIVALEKGRLSDELLKDAGHAAHKLSGSLGTYGFPEGSRLAQKLEHVFFSGSVSQDQVPQLFELVRALRAELEHKPLERSPAPAQLPSTSSNEPSVLLVIESDEQLTEQLVTEVRALGMRSKVAPDWTTARDAIASENSDVVVLDLSSAETASEGLQLLSELTNRSPSLPVLVITGRDGFADRLEVARRGGRAFLQKPVSSSQITDVVVDVLQRFHTHQSKVMIVDDDPHVQAALRTLLKPWGFKLTALEDPHQFWDTLESCMPDLLILDVEMPQLSGIELCQVVRNEPRWSGLPVLFLTAHTDADTVHQVFACGGDDYVTKPVVGPELVTRILNRLERTQLLRTMAETDPLTGLANRRKSIQDLNQLLRLGDRYNQPLCFAIIDLDHFKQVNDSYGHAAGDTVLRRLGEMLLRTFRSEDVVARWGGEEFIVGMYGMTKKHGVARLVEFLALWRQELFPDSNGSEFAVTFSAGVAEYPLEGSDLQLLYRCADKALYQAKAAGRNCIMPAIGN
- the tsf gene encoding translation elongation factor Ts; the protein is MAEISAKIVKELREKTGAGMMDCKKALTENDGDLAKASEWLRQKGITSADKKSGRVAAEGLVGSYIHTGGRVGVLVEVNCETDFVARREEFQNLVRNIAMQIAACPNVEYVKVDEIPSDVAEKEKAIEMGRDDLGNKPENIKEKIVLGRIEKRLKEMSLMDQPYIRDQNITVEELVKQAVSQLGENIQVRRFVRFVLGEGIEKQESNFAEEVAAQMGSK